The DNA sequence GGCCGTAATATGGAGGACGTCATATTTGGAGGGGCCGATGGGTTCAAGCCCCTTGGAATGGCGGAGGTCTCGGTCGTTTTCGAAAACGGGGACGGGTCATTCCCCCCGGAGTTTTCCCATCAAACCGAACTCTCTGTTACAAGGAGGCTTTACAGGTCCGGAGAGAGTGAGTATCTGCTCAACAATGTTCCCTGCCGCCTCAAGGATATCCAGGAAATATTCATGGACACGGGGCTGGGAAACCGGACTTACTCCATCATAGGACAGGGGAAAATCAGCGACATCATTGAACAGCGGCCCGAGGAGACCAGGGCAATGCTGGAAGAGGCTGCCGGGATCACCAAGTACAAGAAAAAGGTGGAAGAGGCCCGCCGCAAGATCGAGCTGACGAAAGGGAACCTCCAGAGAGTGGAGGATATCCTGGTGGAAGTGGAGAGGCAGATGAGATCCCTTAAGCGCCAGGCAGGGAAGGCCCGGCGTTACAAGGAGATCAGCCGAGAGATCCAGCGCCTCGAACTGATCCTCAGCGCCCATGCCTACCAGGACTTGACCCAGAAGGCAGGGGATCAAGGCAAATCCCTCGAAGAACTCGTCCGGGAAGAGCTTTCCTTGAATACGGCTTTTTCGGGAATCCAGGCCCGTCTCCAGGCCATGGGCCTTGAACTGGAGGAAAAAGACAAAAGAATTTCAGGGCTCAAGGAGACATATTTCCAACTGAAAGACCGGGTCCACCAAAAAGAGGCCTCCCTTGAATCCATGGCGATCGAAAAGCGGATGCAGGAAGAGATGAAAGACCGCCTGGAGAAAGAACGGGAAGAACTGGGTAAAAAGCTGACCCGGCTTCGGGAAGAGAGGGAGCGGATCCTTGAAAAGATTGAAGGCGTCCGCCGGGCCTCCGACGAACTGGAGGAGCAGATTTCCACACTGGAAGAACGGATCAAAGGGAGGCAGGCACTTCTCAAGGAGGCAAGGGAAGTCTACGAAGAGGCCAGGACCAGGGTTCATTCCCGCACCTCCAAGGAGATGAGCCTGGCCCAGGAATCCGGATATCTCAATGACAGGATAAGGGAAATCACCGACAGCCGCACTAGACTTGAAAAAGAAAAGGAGGAGATCGAACGCAAACTCGAGACCGTCGCCCGGGCCGGAGAGCGAAAGGCCGAGGTGCGACAGGCCCTCATGGAAAAGCTCCAGGCCATCGAACAGGACCTGGAGCGCAAAAGGGAAGAGGTAGATGAATTAACCCGGCTCCGACAGGATTTGGAGGCCAAACTTCGGGTTATCGATGCGGACCTCAACCGGTACGGTTCGCGGCTGGCGACCCTTCGGTCTATGTCGGAAAATTTCGAAGGATTCAAGATCGGGGTGCGCACCGTTATGAAGGCCTCAGAGCTTGAAGCCCACAGGGAAGGCCGAATCATCGGACTTGTGGCTGACATCCTCGGGGTACCTCCGGAGTACGAACAGGCGGTCGAGTCCGTGCTTGGAGACAAGCTCCAGTACGTAATCGTGGAAAGCCAGAGAGACGGAAAAGAGGCGGTCTATTACCTCAAGGAAAAGAAGCGTGGAAAGAGTAGTTTCGTGCCCCTAGCAGAACTGAAGGGAAACGGACTCACAGAAGGTAAAAACGGACACCCGCTCCTGCGTGATCTTGTTTCCGTTCCGCAGCAGTACAAAAAGCTGGCGGACATACTCCTTGGCAACGCCGTGCTCGTGGAAGACCTGGAACAGGCTGTTGCGGAATGGTCCGCAAACGGAAAGGATCACTGCCTGGTCACCCGGGACGGGGACATGGTGGACGCCTCGGGGATTATCAGTGGAGGGGCCTTGGCCAATTCCTCCCGCGGAATCCTCGGCCGAAAGAGGGAGATCCATGAGCTTCAGGAAAAGGTAAATACCCTGGAAAAATCCAAAAGGGATCTTGAAGATCGTTTAGGCCATATCTCCATTGAAATCGAAAAAAATCAGGAGCTATTAGAAGAGTTGACCCAAGAGAAGTCCAATTGTCAGGAAAGAATCACGGATCTGGACAAGGAAAACTTCCGATTGAGCCACGAAATGGATCAACTCGAAAGGCTGTCTGAACGCATCTTGGAGGAACTGGAGAGGAAGGGCAGGGAACAAAACCGCCACCGGGAGGCCCTTGAAAAAATCCATTCGGAGCTGGAACAGTGTAAGGAGATCCGGGAACAGGAAGAAGCCTTTTTCCATGAAAAGGAATTTGAGTTGAGGGAGAGCGAAGAGGAACTGGACCGTTACCGGGAGGAACTCTCCGGTCTGAAGACATCACATAGCCGCATAGGGGAGGAGGAAAGGGGCCTGAGGAGAGAGGTTGAACGCATCGACGATTTCACCCTTGAAGCAGAAGAGAGGATTGACAGGATCGGAGACGAAATCTCCGAGAGTATCAGGAGATTCAAGGAATACACGGTTCGCGAAGAGGTTCTCCGGGAAGAACTCGGTAGGCTCTATACTAAGCTGGAAGATGCCAAAGAAAATGTCGGCGCTGCCGAACGTGAAAGGAACATTCTCTGGAGCAAAATCCATGATAAAGAAAAAAAGTCGGAAGAACTGAGGGGACTCCTGGAAGAGGTTAAGGAAAAAATCCATTTGGCCAAGATGGAACAGTCGGAAATCAAGTTCAAGATCGAGGCCTTGGTCGAGTCCTGCCGTGAAAAGTTCAATCTGGACCTTCCTCAAGCCTATCGATCCCATCTGGTGGAGGACTTCTCTCTTTCTGAGACCAAGGAAAGGCTTGAACACCAGAAGCGACTCAAGGAAAGGCTGGGAGAGGTGAACCTCACGGCCATCCAGGAACACGAAGCCCTCAAGGAACGACACCAATTCATAGTCGAGCAAAAAAGCGATCTGCTCCGGTCCATGGACTCCTTGAACCAGGCCATCCGGAAAATCAACAAGACCTCACTGGAAAAATTCATGAAGACTTTCAGGGAGGTGGATGAAAAATTGAAGGAGGTGTTCCCGATCCTTTTCAACGGTGGAACGGCTGCCCTGAAACTCGTTGACGAGACCAGGCCGCTGGAAAGCGGAGTACTTGTTGAGGTCCAACCTCCGGGCAAGAAGTTGAGTCATATGGGGCTGCTTTCCGGAGGGGAAAAGGCCTTGGTGGCTATGGCCCTCCTGTTCTCCATGTACCTCATCAAGCCGAGTCCTTTCTGCCTCCTGGATGAGGTGGATGCTCCTCTGGACGAAGCCAACGTGGATCGCTTCAACAACCTCCTGAGGGAAATCGGAAAGTTTTCTCAGATCATCATGGTGACCCACAGCAGGAAATCCATGGAGATCGCCGACAGGCTTTACGGTGTAACCATGGAGAAAAAGGGAGTGTCCAAGCTGGTCTCCGTGAACCTTGAAAAGTTCCGCAGTGACAATTGATCACTCAAACCGAATTGAATATCCAATAACCCCACCTTACCGCCCCCGGTTTCGATCTTTTCACCCGGAACCCTTTTCAATCTGACGGGATTCCGAGGAGTTTATTAATCAGTTTCCATCCATAAATAGGCAATTTTGTTCAAGGTCAAGCCTCCGGCCCGTAAGGCCTACGCCCCGCTTGGTATGCCAAGCGGGACAGGCATACATACATTGAAGTATTTCGAGGATTAAAATCTGAGCCTGACGCAGCCTGTCCGCCGCTGTTTGGCGGGCTTGTCACGCCGTAGCCTTAGCGAAGGCGGAAGATTGGGGAAAAGGGCCGTTTATGGATGGACACTGATCAGCAATCACCGGTTCTGCCGGTGGTTGCTGGTTTTCAACGACTCCAGGATTACCGATTGCAAGATCAACAGGAATTATTGTACAATTTAATCAAACTTCGGATCTTTTTCTTCTGCCAGCGACACCGTAGCGATAACTTTCCATCCTCCGGGCAAGTTCCCGCTTTGAGCCTGATGCAGCTTGCCCGCCAGCAGTTTGGCGGGCTTGTCATGCCGTACGTAGTCGTGAGGAGGGCGGAAGATCAGGCAAAAGGGGGCTTTTTCAAAGGTCTCAAGAAAGGAGGTTGAATGATGCGGTATTATCTATTGGTGATCGGTCTTGTATGCCTGGCCGTCATTGCGGGATTCCTGATCCGCAACAGCCAGCAGGGCCCGCAGGAAAAGAAGGAATCAAACCAGGAAATTGTTCTTCATGAAGGCGTTGGGGAAAAGCAGGCTGGCCAGGCAACAGCCACTGGTATAGAGCCCTTCCCGGCCGCCAAAGAATGGAAGTACCCCATCGCTCCAGGTGTTTGGTACCCCGGGGATGGAGCCATCCCTGATAAGCCCATGCGTTACTACCGGATAAGGTGTTGGCCGGGCTGTCACA is a window from the Deltaproteobacteria bacterium genome containing:
- the smc gene encoding chromosome segregation protein SMC, with translation MKIKKIFMTGFKSFMDRQEVTFPDGLSAIVGPNGSGKSNIVDAIRWALGEQSAKLLRGRNMEDVIFGGADGFKPLGMAEVSVVFENGDGSFPPEFSHQTELSVTRRLYRSGESEYLLNNVPCRLKDIQEIFMDTGLGNRTYSIIGQGKISDIIEQRPEETRAMLEEAAGITKYKKKVEEARRKIELTKGNLQRVEDILVEVERQMRSLKRQAGKARRYKEISREIQRLELILSAHAYQDLTQKAGDQGKSLEELVREELSLNTAFSGIQARLQAMGLELEEKDKRISGLKETYFQLKDRVHQKEASLESMAIEKRMQEEMKDRLEKEREELGKKLTRLREERERILEKIEGVRRASDELEEQISTLEERIKGRQALLKEAREVYEEARTRVHSRTSKEMSLAQESGYLNDRIREITDSRTRLEKEKEEIERKLETVARAGERKAEVRQALMEKLQAIEQDLERKREEVDELTRLRQDLEAKLRVIDADLNRYGSRLATLRSMSENFEGFKIGVRTVMKASELEAHREGRIIGLVADILGVPPEYEQAVESVLGDKLQYVIVESQRDGKEAVYYLKEKKRGKSSFVPLAELKGNGLTEGKNGHPLLRDLVSVPQQYKKLADILLGNAVLVEDLEQAVAEWSANGKDHCLVTRDGDMVDASGIISGGALANSSRGILGRKREIHELQEKVNTLEKSKRDLEDRLGHISIEIEKNQELLEELTQEKSNCQERITDLDKENFRLSHEMDQLERLSERILEELERKGREQNRHREALEKIHSELEQCKEIREQEEAFFHEKEFELRESEEELDRYREELSGLKTSHSRIGEEERGLRREVERIDDFTLEAEERIDRIGDEISESIRRFKEYTVREEVLREELGRLYTKLEDAKENVGAAERERNILWSKIHDKEKKSEELRGLLEEVKEKIHLAKMEQSEIKFKIEALVESCREKFNLDLPQAYRSHLVEDFSLSETKERLEHQKRLKERLGEVNLTAIQEHEALKERHQFIVEQKSDLLRSMDSLNQAIRKINKTSLEKFMKTFREVDEKLKEVFPILFNGGTAALKLVDETRPLESGVLVEVQPPGKKLSHMGLLSGGEKALVAMALLFSMYLIKPSPFCLLDEVDAPLDEANVDRFNNLLREIGKFSQIIMVTHSRKSMEIADRLYGVTMEKKGVSKLVSVNLEKFRSDN